From the Cucurbita pepo subsp. pepo cultivar mu-cu-16 chromosome LG05, ASM280686v2, whole genome shotgun sequence genome, one window contains:
- the LOC111795288 gene encoding two-component response regulator-like APRR2, translating into MLFYGTVTSDVYCLSTMMKCIALGAVEFLLKPLSEEKLRNIWQHVLHKAFSSTPKAEVDSAATLMQLQLESEDNNEVLEDTEVLSWIQDVVWEKEQPEGSVISQLNQGSSLQGCWESGNQMNSSMETGCSDKDVQSNFVETTSHDLVCEDTLQEGQPQLSGKNKCGVKSGPSAAEHSIQGSDVNPSAGSKAKKTKVDWSPGLHGKFIQAVEQLCIDRAIPSKILELMKVEGLTRHNVASHLQKYRMQRKHVMHREENPTRYSMQTNHLKPIMAYPSSYPYSGISMATVYPTWTQTNGQPANVNMWGRPDCRHWLQPGTRPWNSYSGMKADAWGCPVMLPSPAPYFSYPQQISSSHNVYTANKSYGTPQSSFDLQPDEEVIDEIVNEVMRKPRSALPLGLKPPAEILVEELPRQVISTLTPQINAFNPP; encoded by the exons ATGTTGTTCTATGGCACAGTGACTTCAGATGTTTATTGCCTAAGTACCATGATGAAGTGCATTGCA CTTGGTGCAGTTGAGTTCTTGCTGAAACCACTCTCTGAGGAAAAATTGAGGAATATCTGGCAGCATGTCCTTCACAAG GCATTTTCCAGTACTCCGAAGGCTGAAGTAGACTCCGCAGCAACCTTGATGCAGCTCCAATTAGAGAGTGAAGACAATAATGAAGTTCTGGAAGATACGGAAGTTCTTTCTTGGATTCAAGACGTTGTATGGGAGAAAGAGCAACCAGAAGGAAGTGTTATATCTCAACTGAACCAAGGATCATCGTTGCAAGGTTGCTGGGAAAGTGGAAATCAAATGAATTCTTCAATGGAAACAGGTTGCAGTGACAAAGATGTGCAGTCTAACTTCGTCGAAACTACTTCACATGATTTGGTTTGTGAAGACACCCTTCAGGAGGGCCAACCTCAATTATCTGGCAAG AATAAATGTGGCGTCAAAAGTGGTCCTTCAGCTGCTGAGCACTCAATCCAAGGATCTGATGTGAACCCTTCAGCTGGTTCCAAAGCGAAGAAAACAAAG GTGGATTGGAGCCCAGGGCTACATGGTAAGTTTATTCAGGCAGTCGAACAGTTATGCATAGATCGTGCAATCCCTTCCAAAATACTTGAGCTGATGAAAGTTGAAGGTTTGACAAGGCACAACGTTGCAAGTCATCTCCAG AAGTACAGGatgcaaaggaaacatgtAATGCACAGGGAAGAAAATCCAACAAGATATTCAATGCAAACCAATCACTTGAAACCAATCATGGCTTACCCTTCTTCTTATCCTTACAGTGGAATATCCATGGCCACTGTCTATCCAACATGGACGCAGACCAATGGCCAACCAGCTAATGTCAACATGTGGGGTCGGCCTGATTGTCGCCATTGGCTGCAACCAGGAACTCGGCCATGGAATTCTTATTCTGGG ATGAAAGCTGATGCATGGGGTTGCCCTGTGATGCTGCCTTCTCCTGCtccatatttttcatatcCTCAG CAAATTTCATCATCACACAATGTGTATACAGCAAATAAGAGCTACGGCACGCCTCAAAGTTCATTTGATCTTCAACCA gATGAGGAGGTGATTGACGAGATTGTAAATGAGGTAATGAGGAAACCACGGTCAGCTCTTCCATTGGGGCTTAAACCTCCTGCAGAGATTCTTGTGGAAGAGCTTCCAAGGCAAGTAATCTCCACTCTTACACCTCAAATCAACGCCTTCAATCCTCCCTGA